A stretch of Amycolatopsis balhimycina FH 1894 DNA encodes these proteins:
- a CDS encoding ATP-binding cassette domain-containing protein, translating to MIETRGLTKRYGPTLAVDDLSFTVQPGRVTGFLGPNGAGKSTTMRMILGLDRPTSGHALIGGRPYEDLPHPLREVGALLDAKWVHPHRSARAHLRWLARSNRLPAARVDEVLDQVGLTAVADRRAGTFSLGMSQRLGIAGALLGDPGVLLFDEPVNGLDPEGIVWIRRFMRDLAAEGRSVLVSSHLLPEMALTATDLVVIGRGRLIAESSTAEFVEGAVTSTVRVRSPQLLELAEVLMRQGIDVRAEPGDDASLVVTGTGIARIGELAAGAGVVLHELALQRGSLEEAFMHITGHDVEYSAGGSAVDRNDSAVLAAAGR from the coding sequence ATGATCGAAACCCGCGGACTCACCAAGCGCTACGGCCCGACGCTCGCCGTCGACGACCTGTCCTTCACCGTCCAGCCCGGCCGGGTCACCGGCTTCCTCGGCCCGAACGGCGCCGGCAAGTCGACGACCATGCGGATGATCCTCGGGCTGGACCGGCCGACGTCGGGGCACGCCCTGATCGGGGGCAGACCGTACGAGGACCTGCCGCACCCGCTGCGGGAGGTCGGTGCGCTGCTCGACGCGAAGTGGGTGCACCCCCACCGGTCGGCCCGCGCCCACCTGCGCTGGCTCGCCCGGTCGAACCGGTTGCCGGCCGCCCGGGTGGACGAGGTGCTCGACCAGGTCGGGCTGACCGCGGTCGCCGACCGCCGGGCCGGCACGTTCTCGCTGGGTATGTCCCAGCGGCTCGGCATCGCCGGTGCACTGCTCGGCGATCCGGGGGTCCTGCTGTTCGACGAGCCGGTCAACGGACTGGACCCGGAGGGCATCGTCTGGATCCGCCGGTTCATGCGGGACCTCGCCGCCGAAGGACGCAGCGTGCTGGTGTCCAGCCACCTGCTCCCCGAGATGGCCCTCACCGCGACCGACCTGGTCGTCATCGGGCGGGGCAGGTTGATCGCCGAGAGCTCGACCGCCGAGTTCGTCGAGGGCGCCGTCACCTCGACCGTGCGGGTGCGCAGCCCCCAGCTGCTGGAGCTGGCGGAAGTGCTGATGCGCCAAGGAATCGACGTGCGAGCCGAGCCCGGCGACGACGCGTCGCTGGTCGTCACCGGCACCGGCATCGCCCGGATCGGCGAGCTGGCCGCGGGCGCCGGGGTGGTGCTGCACGAGCTGGCCCTGCAGCGCGGCTCGCTCGAAGAGGCGTTCATGCACATCACCGGGCACGACGTCGAGTACAGCGCCGGCGGATCCGCCGTCGACCGGAACGACTCCGCGGTGCTCGCCGCGGCGGGAAGGTGA
- a CDS encoding MarR family winged helix-turn-helix transcriptional regulator: MPAPKDPDVDEPRWLTDDQLAAWRGFMKLLQRLPAALEAQLHQDSKLSLLEYHVLAHLSDQPGRRMRLSELATLATTELSRLSHLIGRLESRGFAHREPDPENGRYTLAVLTEAGYAHLAGAAPAHVERVLTLFVDVLTPHELRTLHRISGKVLDRIDSGPACLRVRPQDG; encoded by the coding sequence ATGCCTGCTCCGAAGGACCCCGACGTGGACGAGCCGCGCTGGCTCACCGACGACCAGCTGGCGGCGTGGCGCGGGTTCATGAAACTTCTGCAGCGGCTGCCCGCGGCACTGGAAGCACAGCTTCACCAAGACTCAAAGCTCAGCCTGCTCGAGTACCACGTCCTGGCGCACCTGTCCGACCAACCCGGACGCCGCATGCGGCTGAGTGAGCTCGCCACCCTGGCCACCACGGAGCTGTCCCGCCTCTCCCACCTGATCGGCCGGCTGGAAAGCCGCGGCTTCGCCCACCGCGAGCCGGACCCCGAAAACGGGCGCTACACGCTGGCCGTGCTGACCGAGGCGGGCTACGCCCACCTCGCCGGCGCGGCACCCGCACACGTGGAGCGGGTACTCACCCTGTTCGTCGACGTTCTCACCCCGCACGAGCTGCGGACCCTGCACCGGATCTCCGGGAAAGTGCTCGACCGCATCGACAGCGGGCCGGCTTGCCTGCGAGTTCGCCCGCAAGACGGATGA
- a CDS encoding response regulator transcription factor, which produces MRVMIADDAVLFREGVARVLAEAGFDVVAQVGDAASLLHRVREDPPDAVVVDIRMPPTHTTEGLDAARDLQERHPSVGVLVLSAHVEPHYALQLIESGARGTGYLLKERVADLDELTDAVRRVAAGGLVIDPSVVAQLVGRQRTRSPLDELTDRERDVLKVMAEGRSNQAICQRLYLSQKTVEAYVRSVFTKLGLHQGADDNRRVLAVLTYLRG; this is translated from the coding sequence ATGCGGGTGATGATCGCGGACGACGCGGTCCTCTTCCGCGAAGGCGTGGCGCGGGTGCTCGCCGAAGCCGGGTTCGACGTCGTGGCGCAGGTCGGCGACGCCGCGTCCTTGCTCCACCGGGTGCGCGAGGATCCACCGGACGCCGTCGTCGTCGACATCCGGATGCCGCCGACCCACACCACCGAGGGCCTGGACGCGGCCAGGGACCTGCAGGAGCGGCACCCGTCGGTCGGCGTGCTGGTGCTGTCGGCCCACGTCGAACCGCACTACGCGCTGCAGCTGATCGAATCCGGCGCGCGCGGCACCGGTTACCTGCTCAAGGAACGCGTCGCCGACCTCGACGAGCTGACCGACGCCGTCCGCCGGGTCGCGGCCGGCGGGCTGGTCATCGACCCGTCCGTGGTCGCGCAGCTGGTCGGGCGCCAACGCACCCGCAGCCCGCTCGACGAGCTGACCGACCGCGAGCGGGATGTGCTGAAGGTGATGGCCGAAGGACGCTCCAACCAGGCCATCTGCCAGCGGCTCTACCTGAGCCAGAAAACCGTGGAGGCCTACGTGCGCTCGGTGTTCACCAAGCTCGGGCTGCACCAGGGCGCGGACGACAACCGGCGGGTCCTCGCGGTGCTCACCTACTTGCGCGGCTGA
- a CDS encoding amidohydrolase family protein → MRLYGLEEHFLTAEVAEAWRRHDPRLAEPMMKRALSEEVAPALLDVGDGRIAAMDDAGIDTAVLSLTTPGLQNLPAAEAVALQVAVNDGLAAAVRRHPGRLQGFATLATPAPAAAAGELRRAVTELGFTGTLVNAHSGGRALDAAEFWDIYEAAEDLRAPVYLHPRAPVPSVTDAYYRGFGEPVDSMLATGTFGWHYDAGLTVLRMIIAGVFDRFPGLQVILGHWGEVVLFYLDRVAAMDDLTGLRRPIAEYFRTNIFITPGGISSHKYLRWSMETVGAERIMYASDHPFNRERAGSARAFVDGAPIGDAERELIAYRNWEKLVAGIRRR, encoded by the coding sequence ATGCGGCTGTACGGACTGGAGGAGCACTTCCTCACCGCCGAGGTGGCGGAGGCCTGGAGGCGGCACGATCCGCGGCTGGCCGAGCCGATGATGAAGCGCGCTCTCTCGGAGGAAGTCGCTCCCGCGCTGCTCGACGTCGGTGATGGCCGGATCGCTGCCATGGATGATGCCGGGATCGATACGGCGGTGTTGTCCCTGACGACTCCCGGCCTGCAGAACCTGCCCGCCGCCGAGGCGGTCGCGCTGCAGGTGGCCGTCAACGACGGCCTCGCGGCAGCGGTCCGCCGCCATCCCGGACGCTTGCAAGGGTTCGCGACGCTGGCCACCCCGGCGCCGGCAGCCGCGGCCGGCGAACTGCGGCGCGCGGTCACCGAACTCGGGTTCACCGGAACGCTGGTGAACGCGCACTCCGGCGGCCGTGCCCTGGACGCGGCCGAATTCTGGGACATCTACGAAGCCGCTGAGGACCTGCGTGCTCCGGTCTACCTGCATCCTCGCGCGCCGGTGCCCAGCGTCACCGATGCGTACTACCGTGGGTTCGGCGAGCCGGTGGACAGCATGCTGGCCACCGGCACGTTCGGCTGGCACTACGACGCCGGCCTGACCGTCCTGCGGATGATCATCGCGGGTGTCTTCGACCGGTTCCCCGGCCTGCAGGTCATCCTGGGGCACTGGGGTGAAGTCGTGTTGTTCTACCTCGACCGCGTAGCCGCCATGGACGACCTCACCGGCCTCCGGCGCCCGATCGCGGAGTACTTCCGCACCAACATCTTCATCACTCCCGGCGGGATCTCCAGCCACAAGTACCTGCGGTGGAGCATGGAAACGGTGGGGGCGGAGCGGATCATGTACGCCTCCGACCACCCGTTCAACCGAGAGCGTGCCGGGTCCGCGCGGGCCTTTGTGGACGGTGCGCCCATCGGCGATGCCGAACGCGAGCTCATCGCGTACCGGAACTGGGAGAAGCTCGTCGCCGGTATCCGGCGGCGCTGA
- a CDS encoding NADPH-dependent FMN reductase, which translates to MSDLKLAIILGSTRPGRNGEAVADWVLTRAKERTGADYELIDLLDHPLPPLDEPIPASAGKYTGEHTKAWAATIAKFDGFVFVTPEYNHSTSAVLKNAIDYLYGEWNNKAAAFVSYGSLGGARAIEHLRAICSELQIAHVRQQLSFSLFDDFRGFSTFTPAAVHDQAATVLFDQLEAWAGALKTVRS; encoded by the coding sequence ATGAGCGACCTGAAGCTCGCGATCATCCTCGGCAGCACCCGGCCCGGCCGCAACGGCGAAGCCGTGGCCGACTGGGTCCTGACCAGGGCCAAGGAACGCACCGGCGCCGACTACGAACTGATCGACCTGCTCGACCACCCCCTGCCCCCTCTCGACGAGCCCATCCCGGCCAGTGCCGGCAAGTACACCGGCGAGCACACCAAGGCCTGGGCTGCCACCATCGCCAAGTTCGACGGCTTCGTCTTCGTCACCCCCGAGTACAACCACTCCACCTCCGCGGTGCTGAAGAATGCCATCGACTACCTCTACGGCGAGTGGAACAACAAGGCCGCCGCCTTCGTCTCCTACGGTTCACTCGGCGGCGCCCGGGCGATCGAGCACCTGCGCGCGATCTGCAGTGAACTGCAGATCGCCCACGTTCGTCAGCAGCTGTCCTTCTCCTTGTTCGACGACTTCCGGGGTTTCTCCACCTTCACACCCGCGGCCGTGCACGACCAGGCGGCCACGGTCCTGTTCGACCAGCTCGAAGCCTGGGCCGGCGCGCTCAAGACCGTCCGGAGCTGA
- a CDS encoding response regulator, giving the protein MVPRVLIVDDHAAFRSFAHRVLVADGLVVVGEAADGAAAIAAAPRLRPDVVLLDVGLPDMDGFAVAAALDAQDEAPAVVLVSSRSRDDYGSLVDASSAVGFIAKSALSGDLVRRLLEPGR; this is encoded by the coding sequence ATGGTTCCCCGGGTCCTGATCGTGGACGACCACGCCGCGTTCCGGTCGTTCGCCCACCGTGTCCTGGTGGCCGACGGGCTGGTCGTGGTCGGCGAGGCGGCCGACGGCGCGGCGGCGATCGCGGCCGCGCCCCGGCTGCGTCCCGACGTGGTCCTGCTGGACGTGGGCCTGCCCGACATGGACGGCTTCGCCGTCGCCGCGGCGCTGGACGCGCAGGACGAAGCGCCCGCCGTGGTCCTGGTGTCCAGCCGCTCCCGGGACGACTACGGGTCGCTCGTCGACGCCAGCAGCGCCGTCGGGTTCATCGCGAAGTCCGCGTTGAGCGGCGACCTCGTCCGGCGGCTCCTGGAGCCCGGCAGGTGA
- a CDS encoding catechol 1,2-dioxygenase, producing the protein MNEPQRRLQVVFADLRRAVDDVILKHQVTLDELLGAIDWLRQVADAGELPSASILFYKTVLKATAGATYAHPEKDGASHWEMEGPAHRPGAPVLHSPAVLPMRPDEPGEPLIVSGTVRTTTGDPLPGAALEIWQIDADNVYSGMDTSDFGPLNIPNDSTGIPADNLRARIIADSDGRYEFRTVMPGVETFGLATESPLGALTQALQLEGLRPLHIHSIVSAEGCLPLTTQIYFDGDPLVESTIEGAVPAEAVKTTTRHEDHHARGMDRPYRALTYDFVLRPEQKPVP; encoded by the coding sequence GTGAACGAGCCTCAGAGACGGCTCCAGGTCGTGTTCGCCGATCTGCGCCGCGCTGTCGACGACGTCATCCTCAAGCACCAGGTCACGCTCGACGAACTGCTCGGCGCCATCGACTGGCTGCGGCAGGTCGCGGACGCCGGTGAGCTGCCGTCGGCGAGCATTCTGTTCTACAAGACCGTCCTCAAAGCAACCGCGGGCGCGACCTACGCCCACCCGGAAAAGGACGGCGCGAGTCACTGGGAAATGGAAGGCCCCGCCCACCGGCCCGGAGCGCCCGTCCTGCACAGCCCCGCCGTGCTGCCCATGCGGCCCGACGAGCCCGGCGAGCCGCTCATCGTGTCCGGGACGGTGCGCACCACCACGGGGGACCCGCTGCCCGGCGCGGCTCTCGAGATCTGGCAGATCGACGCCGACAACGTCTATTCCGGCATGGACACCAGCGATTTCGGACCGCTGAACATCCCGAACGACTCCACCGGCATTCCCGCCGACAACCTCCGTGCGAGGATCATCGCCGACAGCGACGGCCGTTACGAGTTCCGCACGGTCATGCCCGGAGTCGAGACCTTCGGTCTCGCCACGGAGAGCCCGCTCGGGGCGTTGACGCAGGCCTTGCAGCTCGAAGGCCTCCGTCCCCTGCACATCCACTCGATCGTCAGCGCCGAGGGGTGCCTGCCGTTGACCACCCAGATCTACTTCGACGGCGACCCGCTCGTCGAGAGCACCATCGAAGGCGCTGTTCCCGCCGAGGCGGTGAAGACGACCACCCGCCACGAAGACCACCACGCCCGAGGCATGGACCGGCCGTACCGCGCGCTCACCTACGACTTCGTCCTGCGCCCCGAACAAAAACCTGTCCCATGA
- a CDS encoding sensor histidine kinase, with protein MASETAFAGGQARTTHRFARSGHGPGFWLLLWGVALAAEFGALVPVLFPSGAPVAAIDVAFRLIGGSFAACGLIAWRRRPDNHSGLLMTITGFAFFVSPLVSQLAWPPAQVVGLWLPDLWVLFFVLLVLTFLTGGRVRTAADRVLAGAVLLELAVLAPLFLLFSGVPGNSIAIWPHEGLAEIVDVAQRGTLLAAVTGTAVVVAVRWRSASTPGRRALAPGVAGAACLLLFGWLLVAQFLTGEKSMLLLWIGVCSLLTVPVAFLIGLLRSRLARGGLADLFRGMGTLRPDDLRGALAKALGDPDLEVGYATASGTYADLDGNSITLPGAGTSRSVAGVERDGSRVAVLVYDRSLDDDPELVEAVTAAATIALENQHLHTEARRRLAEVEHSRERIIAAGDAERRRIERNLHDGAQQGLVTLAMQLSLIQRQIRRDPTDAEQLVTSASDQLARSLAELRELARGIHPAALDQGLDVALEALATRSPVPTTVEYATGPRLPQPVEFAAYFVASEALANVAKHARAGVVTVRVRRDGPTAVVEIADDGIGGVDPTAGSGLRGLTDRVEALRGHLTVVSPAGGGTVVRAELPVRPAEATP; from the coding sequence ATGGCTTCGGAAACGGCGTTCGCCGGCGGGCAGGCCCGCACCACCCACCGGTTCGCCCGCTCCGGGCACGGGCCGGGCTTCTGGCTGCTGCTCTGGGGTGTGGCACTCGCGGCCGAGTTCGGCGCGCTGGTCCCGGTGCTGTTCCCGAGCGGGGCACCGGTCGCGGCGATCGACGTCGCGTTCCGGCTGATCGGCGGCTCCTTCGCCGCCTGCGGGTTGATCGCCTGGCGCCGCCGGCCCGACAACCACAGCGGGCTGCTGATGACCATCACCGGCTTCGCCTTCTTCGTCAGCCCCTTGGTGAGCCAGCTCGCGTGGCCGCCCGCACAGGTCGTCGGCCTGTGGCTGCCGGACCTGTGGGTCCTGTTCTTCGTCCTGCTCGTGCTGACTTTCCTCACCGGTGGACGGGTGCGCACCGCGGCGGACCGGGTGCTCGCCGGTGCGGTCCTGCTGGAACTGGCCGTCCTGGCCCCGTTGTTCCTGCTGTTCTCCGGGGTGCCGGGCAACTCGATCGCGATCTGGCCGCACGAGGGGCTCGCGGAGATCGTCGACGTCGCCCAGCGCGGCACGCTGCTGGCCGCCGTGACCGGTACCGCCGTCGTCGTCGCGGTGCGCTGGCGCTCGGCGTCCACGCCCGGCAGGCGGGCGCTGGCGCCGGGTGTCGCCGGGGCCGCCTGCCTGCTGCTGTTCGGGTGGCTGCTCGTGGCGCAGTTCCTGACGGGCGAGAAGTCGATGCTGCTGCTCTGGATCGGCGTGTGTTCGCTGCTCACGGTGCCCGTCGCGTTCCTGATCGGACTGCTGCGTTCGCGGCTGGCCAGAGGCGGGCTGGCCGACCTGTTCCGTGGGATGGGCACCCTGCGGCCCGACGACCTGCGCGGCGCGTTGGCGAAGGCACTCGGCGACCCGGATCTGGAGGTCGGCTACGCCACCGCGTCGGGCACCTACGCCGATCTGGACGGCAACTCGATCACCCTGCCCGGCGCCGGTACGTCCCGGTCGGTGGCCGGTGTCGAGCGCGACGGCAGCCGGGTCGCCGTTCTCGTCTACGACCGGTCCCTCGACGACGACCCCGAGCTGGTCGAAGCGGTCACCGCCGCGGCGACCATCGCACTGGAGAACCAGCACCTGCACACCGAGGCACGGCGGCGCCTCGCCGAGGTCGAGCACTCCCGCGAGCGGATCATCGCCGCCGGGGACGCCGAACGCCGTCGCATCGAACGCAACCTGCACGACGGCGCCCAGCAGGGCCTGGTGACGCTCGCGATGCAGCTTTCGCTGATCCAGCGGCAGATCCGGCGCGACCCCACGGACGCCGAACAGCTCGTCACCTCGGCCAGCGATCAACTGGCCCGCTCACTGGCCGAACTGCGCGAGCTCGCCCGCGGCATCCACCCGGCCGCGCTCGATCAGGGCTTGGACGTCGCCCTCGAGGCGCTCGCCACCCGCTCGCCGGTGCCCACGACGGTGGAGTACGCCACGGGTCCGCGGCTGCCCCAGCCGGTCGAGTTCGCCGCGTACTTCGTCGCGTCCGAGGCGCTGGCCAACGTCGCCAAGCACGCGCGGGCCGGCGTCGTCACCGTGCGAGTCCGGCGCGACGGTCCCACGGCGGTCGTCGAAATCGCCGACGACGGCATCGGCGGGGTGGACCCCACCGCGGGCTCGGGGCTGCGGGGCCTCACCGACCGCGTCGAGGCGCTCCGCGGCCACCTGACCGTGGTGAGCCCGGCAGGAGGCGGAACCGTGGTCCGGGCGGAGTTACCGGTGCGGCCCGCGGAGGCCACGCCATAA
- a CDS encoding sensor histidine kinase, producing the protein MTTSKPECARIVDAADEFRRGLERQLHDGAQQRLASAVLALGLAGRTLTGDAAVLVAEAREELGLAMAELRELARDIYPVLLAEAGLGPALASLTDRCPVPAVVSAVPGGRLPPTVERTCYFVVFEALKNVAGHSSATRAEVVVREQGGQVSVEVSDDGAGGADPGGPGLSGLADRVAAHGGRLRVESPRGGGTRVRADVPCG; encoded by the coding sequence GTGACGACGTCCAAGCCGGAATGCGCCCGGATCGTCGACGCCGCGGACGAATTCCGGCGCGGGCTCGAACGGCAGTTGCACGACGGCGCCCAGCAGCGCCTCGCTTCCGCCGTGCTGGCCTTGGGCCTGGCCGGCCGGACGCTCACCGGTGACGCGGCCGTACTCGTCGCCGAAGCGAGGGAAGAACTGGGCCTGGCCATGGCAGAGTTGCGGGAACTGGCCCGCGACATCTACCCGGTGCTGCTGGCCGAAGCCGGTTTGGGGCCGGCGCTCGCCTCGCTCACCGACCGGTGCCCGGTGCCTGCCGTGGTCTCGGCCGTGCCCGGCGGGCGGCTCCCTCCGACGGTGGAACGGACCTGCTATTTCGTGGTGTTCGAAGCGTTGAAGAACGTGGCCGGGCACTCGTCCGCCACCCGGGCCGAGGTCGTGGTCCGCGAGCAAGGAGGTCAGGTGAGCGTCGAAGTGAGCGACGACGGTGCCGGGGGCGCCGACCCGGGCGGGCCGGGCCTGAGCGGGCTGGCCGACCGCGTGGCCGCCCACGGGGGCCGGCTTCGGGTGGAGAGCCCCCGCGGCGGCGGCACTCGAGTGCGGGCCGACGTGCCATGCGGGTGA
- a CDS encoding membrane protein, with protein MSLIAAERIKLTSIRSPWWCAAFGVVATIGVDSISMAGNQETGFSGVPSTQLGYGLGLAVVMVMATLAVTTEYSVGMIRTTFLAAPARGAVLLAKTLVVGLAAGLVGLLAAFGSWALGLVLMPGSDLALHGPAEWRQVGGVGLVYLVAAVFAVAVGILVRHTAGAVALVLTWAMMVESLLAMIPGFESAARWLPFQAAKQFLLSGRPADGAALTEQPWVAMGYFAAVSGVLIAIAIAVAKRRDA; from the coding sequence ATGTCCCTCATCGCAGCCGAACGGATCAAGCTGACGTCGATCAGGTCGCCGTGGTGGTGCGCCGCGTTCGGCGTCGTCGCCACCATCGGCGTGGACTCGATTTCCATGGCGGGCAACCAGGAAACCGGGTTCTCCGGCGTTCCCTCGACCCAGCTCGGCTACGGCCTGGGCTTGGCCGTGGTCATGGTGATGGCGACACTCGCGGTGACCACCGAGTACTCCGTCGGCATGATCAGGACGACGTTCCTGGCCGCGCCGGCCCGCGGCGCGGTGCTGCTGGCCAAGACGCTGGTCGTCGGGCTCGCCGCCGGGCTGGTCGGTCTGCTCGCCGCCTTCGGCAGCTGGGCGCTGGGCCTGGTCCTGATGCCGGGCAGCGACCTCGCGTTGCACGGGCCTGCCGAATGGCGTCAGGTCGGCGGGGTCGGCCTGGTCTACCTGGTGGCCGCGGTGTTCGCCGTCGCGGTGGGCATCCTGGTCCGGCACACCGCGGGCGCGGTGGCGCTGGTGCTGACCTGGGCGATGATGGTCGAGTCGCTGCTCGCCATGATCCCCGGGTTCGAATCGGCGGCCCGCTGGCTGCCGTTCCAGGCCGCCAAGCAGTTCCTGCTCAGCGGCCGTCCCGCGGACGGCGCGGCGCTGACCGAACAGCCGTGGGTGGCGATGGGCTACTTCGCGGCGGTCAGCGGTGTCCTGATCGCGATCGCAATCGCGGTGGCCAAGCGCCGGGACGCCTGA
- a CDS encoding bifunctional lysylphosphatidylglycerol flippase/synthetase MprF, translating into MSSSLTTTEAVTAPPAPASRVHALATVLRRRLPFTTGVLVAIIVTGIATGTLWDAAEDRTWFDHIGYGLPALADGRWWTPVTGSFLALTPLFYLPVLLSFAVFAGSAEWRLGTGRTAAICGLGQLAGVLGAALTLLAFRDTGWPWAHQLATHLDVGFSAGALACAAAVSATVRSPWRLRLRAGLWVYVGVSFLFLGGLADLEHLWAVAIALPLSRRLAGGHRVGPPGRVRAGRREWRLFAATGLALIAVAELVLWLFPADSPLGTTGGEDTGWGIAVNIALVALLANGLRNGRRVAWWGATTLASINVLAGALAVPGFAFGQETTAEKALTMTGSVLWTAELALLVLTRWAFRAPLRRGFGVAAGIGGADAAVTRDLLRRHGGGTLSWMATWPDNAHFRTPDGQSVLAYRRHAGVAVGLGDPIGPAGSPAGAVRAFTAACEHAGVVPCLFSVTRPVADAAAQLGWSRVQIAEDTLVDLEGLELRGRKWQNVRSALNRATKEGMSYRHVVLADEPWGVRSQVRAICDEWVGDKGMPEMGFTLGGMEEALDPATRVGLAVDADGSVHGVTSWLPVHGPDGEVHGWTLDLMRRRSEGFRPAMEFLIGSAILAFQADGMRFVSLSGAPLARSGSDTEAAPVERLLDVLSRELEPVYGFRSLHSFKAKFNPRHEPMYLAYRDEGDLPRIGMALTRAYLPDTNLHTLLKLATTHTDRPGGR; encoded by the coding sequence ATGAGCAGCTCGCTCACCACCACCGAGGCAGTGACCGCCCCGCCGGCCCCGGCTTCGCGCGTCCACGCACTGGCCACGGTGCTGCGCCGGCGGCTGCCGTTCACGACCGGCGTGCTGGTCGCGATCATCGTCACCGGCATCGCGACCGGAACGCTGTGGGACGCCGCGGAAGACCGGACGTGGTTCGACCACATCGGCTACGGCCTGCCCGCGCTGGCCGACGGCCGGTGGTGGACACCGGTGACCGGCTCGTTCCTCGCTCTCACCCCGCTCTTCTACCTCCCGGTGCTGCTCTCGTTCGCCGTCTTCGCCGGCAGTGCGGAATGGCGGCTGGGCACCGGGCGGACCGCGGCGATCTGCGGGCTCGGCCAGCTGGCCGGCGTGCTCGGTGCCGCGCTGACGCTGCTGGCTTTCCGCGACACCGGGTGGCCGTGGGCGCACCAGCTCGCCACCCACCTCGACGTGGGTTTCTCCGCGGGCGCGCTCGCGTGCGCGGCAGCGGTGTCGGCGACGGTGCGTTCGCCGTGGCGGCTGCGGCTGCGCGCCGGGCTGTGGGTCTACGTCGGCGTGTCCTTCCTGTTCCTCGGCGGGCTCGCCGACCTCGAGCACCTGTGGGCCGTCGCGATCGCCCTTCCCCTGAGCCGCCGCCTGGCCGGTGGCCACCGCGTCGGCCCGCCGGGACGGGTGCGGGCCGGGCGCCGCGAATGGCGCCTGTTCGCCGCCACCGGCCTCGCCCTGATCGCCGTCGCCGAACTGGTGCTCTGGCTGTTCCCCGCGGACAGCCCGCTGGGCACCACCGGCGGCGAGGACACCGGCTGGGGCATCGCCGTCAACATCGCCCTCGTCGCGCTGCTGGCCAACGGACTGCGCAACGGTCGGCGCGTGGCGTGGTGGGGAGCGACGACGCTCGCCTCGATCAACGTGCTCGCCGGTGCGCTGGCCGTGCCCGGGTTCGCCTTCGGCCAGGAAACCACGGCGGAGAAGGCGCTCACCATGACCGGCTCCGTGCTGTGGACGGCCGAGCTGGCGCTGCTCGTCCTGACCCGCTGGGCGTTCCGGGCCCCCCTGCGACGCGGATTCGGGGTGGCCGCGGGAATCGGCGGGGCCGACGCGGCTGTCACCAGGGACCTGCTCCGCCGGCACGGCGGCGGCACGCTGTCCTGGATGGCCACCTGGCCCGACAACGCGCACTTCCGCACCCCGGACGGGCAGTCCGTCCTCGCCTACCGGCGGCACGCCGGGGTGGCCGTCGGCCTCGGCGACCCGATCGGACCGGCCGGATCCCCGGCCGGCGCGGTCCGCGCGTTCACCGCGGCCTGCGAGCACGCCGGCGTCGTGCCGTGCCTGTTCTCCGTCACCCGGCCGGTCGCCGACGCCGCCGCGCAGCTGGGCTGGAGCCGGGTGCAGATCGCCGAGGACACGCTGGTCGACCTGGAGGGACTCGAGCTGCGGGGCCGGAAGTGGCAGAACGTGCGCTCGGCGCTCAACCGCGCCACGAAGGAAGGGATGAGCTACCGCCACGTCGTGCTGGCCGACGAGCCGTGGGGCGTCCGCAGCCAGGTCCGCGCCATCTGCGACGAATGGGTCGGCGACAAGGGCATGCCGGAAATGGGCTTCACGCTCGGCGGCATGGAGGAGGCGCTGGACCCGGCGACCCGGGTCGGCCTGGCCGTCGACGCCGACGGCAGCGTGCACGGGGTCACCTCGTGGCTGCCGGTGCACGGCCCGGATGGCGAGGTCCACGGCTGGACCCTGGATCTCATGCGCCGCCGCAGCGAAGGGTTCCGGCCCGCCATGGAGTTCTTGATCGGCTCCGCCATCCTGGCCTTCCAAGCGGACGGGATGCGGTTCGTGTCGCTGTCGGGTGCACCACTGGCCCGGTCCGGATCGGACACCGAAGCGGCGCCGGTCGAGCGGCTGCTGGACGTGCTGAGCCGGGAACTGGAGCCCGTGTACGGGTTCCGGTCACTGCACTCGTTCAAGGCGAAGTTCAACCCGCGCCACGAGCCGATGTACCTGGCCTACCGCGACGAAGGCGACCTCCCGCGGATCGGCATGGCGCTCACCCGCGCGTACCTGCCGGACACGAACCTGCACACCTTGCTGAAACTGGCCACCACCCACACGGACCGCCCAGGTGGCCGGTGA